Proteins encoded together in one Quercus lobata isolate SW786 chromosome 3, ValleyOak3.0 Primary Assembly, whole genome shotgun sequence window:
- the LOC115980217 gene encoding uncharacterized protein LOC115980217, whose translation MGMPYLCGICGFWVHCTCASLPRMLKHIRHKHPLNLTYSLQDNYSKHRLCQVCVKKVDTNYGVYYCSSCDYVAHLDCATDENGIDENFMQESKGEEPTESSYIVKKTKVGEDKIIVPIEIKHLYHDHDLQLIDELQNYEICDGCMRSIFPPFYSCTQCSFVLHKSCAELSHIKQHPLHQHPLTLELSRPQFRWYRCHACQFQSNGFIYNCHKCDFVLDVSCSLISELDTLTHIGHEHPLIFSSTTNDEECSACNSKGRIFRCTKCEFTLDFGCAALPHTVKYKQHEHPFTLNYIIEDDSGEYYCDICEEERDHPKHWFYYCKECSYSAHLKCIFEKPSYYSWGDHRNIKFGSTYISTVHQHPLTIVQETKDGFRHCNRCGNPCHDIAYACATCNINFHDSCVS comes from the coding sequence ATGGGCATGCCTTACCTATGTGGCATCTGTGGATTTTGGGTCCACTGCACATGTGCCTCCTTACCACGCATGCTCAAACATATTCGGCACAAGCACCCTCTAAATCTTACCTACTCTCTTCAGGACAATTACTCTAAGCACCGACTTTGCCAAGTCTGTGTCAAAAAGGTGGACACAAATTATGGAGTTTATTATTGCTCTAGTTGTGATTACGTTGCCCACCTTGATTGCGCTACAGACGAGAATGGCATAGATGAAAATTTTATGCAGGAATCTAAAGGCGAGGAGCCTACTGAGTCATCTTATATTGTCAAAAAAACCAAGGTGGGAGAGGACAAAATTATAGTACCAATAGAAATCAAACATTTGTATCATGATCATGACTTACAGCTCATTGATGAGCTTCAGAACTACGAAATATGTGACGGATGTATGCGGTCTATCTTCCCTCCATTTTATAGTTGTACTCAGTGTAGTTTTGTTCTTCACAAATCCTGTGCAGAATTATCTCATATAAAGCAACACCCACTTCACCAACACCCCCTCACCCTTGAACTAAGTAGACCTCAATTCCGGTGGTATAGATGTCATGCTTGTCAGTTTCAAAGTAATGGCTTTATCTACAACTGCCACAAATGCGATTTTGTCCTTGATGTCTCATGTAGTTTGATCTCAGAATTAGACACGTTAACTCACATTGGTCATGAGCACCCCCTAATCTTCTCTAGCACAACTAATGATGAGGAGTGTAGTGCTTGTAATTCTAAAGGAAGAATCTTTCGTTGTACTAAATGTGAATTTACTTTGGATTTTGGATGTGCTGCATTACCACACACCGTAAAGTACAAACAACATGAGCACCCATTTACccttaattatattattgaagATGACTCAGGTGAATATTATTGCGATATTTGTGAGGAAGAACGAGATCATCCAAAACATTGGTTCTACTATTGTAAAGAATGTAGTTATTCTGCTCATCTCAAATGTATTTTTGAAAAGCCTTCGTATTACTCATGGGGAGACCACAGAAATATTAAGTTCGGGAGCACTTATATATCCACCGTCCACCAACATCCCCTTACTATTGTTCAGGAGACTAAGGACGGCTTTCGTCATTGTAACAGGTGTGGTAATCCTTGCCATGATATAGCCTATGCATGTGCCACGTGTAATATCAATTTTCACGACTCGTGTGTAAGctaa